Below is a genomic region from Streptomyces sp. RPA4-2.
CGCCTGAGTGGCCTCCTGTTCCTTCTCGTGGTCGTGGCCGCGGTCGTCTACGTGGCCCACGACCCCGAACTCCGCACCACCGTCCAGACGTTCGCCCGCGATCTGCTGTCGAAGGTCCAGAGCGGCTAGCCGGGACGCCGATGGCGTCCCACGGCGTCCCACGGCGTCCCACGGCGTCCCACGGCCTCGGACGGGCGCGGGGAGCGGCCGCGCCCTCCGGCCGTGTCAGGCGGTCGCGGCGGGCGGACTCAACTGCCGTGCCAGCCAGGTCGGTACGCCCCCGAGGAGCCGGAACAGCCGTCCCGCCTCCGCTCGTAGCCGGGTCGCCTCCGGCTCGGTCTCGGCGTCCGCGAGGGACGCCAGCGCCGGAGCCGTCCCCACCAGATAGCCCAACTCCTCGCGGATCCTGAGGGATTCCCCGAACCCGTGCCGGGCCTCCGCCAACTCGCCCTCCCGCAGGGCGAGTCCGGCCAGATGCCGCCAGGTGAAGGACAGCAGCAGCGGGTCGCCCAGGGCGGAGGCGCCCGCGTGGGCGCGGCGGTAGGCGGCGCGGGCGGCCTGCGGGGACTGCGCGAGGTTCTCGGCGAGCAGCCCGCGCCGGAAGTCCAGGAGCGCGCGGCCCGGCGCCCCGGGCGCGATCAGGGCGGCGGCCCGGCCGAGTGCGGCCCGTGCCTCGTCCGCCCGGTCGCGTACCCCGAGCAGGGTGGCCGCGTAGGCGAGTTGTCCGCGCTCGCAGGCCGCGGCGCCCCGCTCGTCGTCGCTGCGGGCCACCGCCTCCGCCGTGCGGAGCGCGTCCTCCGCCTCCGCCCAGCCCTGCTCGGTGTACAGGCACCGCTCGACGAGGAGCGACGCCCTCTGCAGCGACGCGTCAGCCGTCAGGGGCTGGATCAGTGCGGCCGCGTCGACCCAGCAGGCGCGCGAGCGCAGCCGCCATACCGCGGTCTGGAGTGGATCGTCCCCTGCGTTCGTTCCGGAACCAGACATGGCGGTATGCGCCACGTTGCCCTCCCCGAGCACGCCATTGAGCTGTTGAGTGGTGGCATCTCAGCACGGATCAAGGCACCCGGCCAAGGGGCTGGGTGAAGGATTTCACAAAGTCGTGCGACAGGGGCGCCACTTGGTGGCACGCCCCTCACCGCCCCGTGACCTCAACTCATGCGCAGGGCCAGGAAGAAATCGAGCTTGTCCTCGAGGCGGGAGAGGTCCCTGCTCGTCAACTGCTCGATACGCCCCACCCGGTAGCGCAGTGTGTTGACGTGCAGGTGGAGACGGGCGGCGCAGCGCGTCCAGGAGCCGTCGCAGTCGAGGAAGGCCTCCAGGGTGGGGATCAGTTCGGCGCGGTGGCGGCGGTCGTAGTCGCGCAGCGGGTCGAGGAGCCGTGCGGTGAAGGCCCGGCGCACGTCGTCCGGTACGAAGGGCAGCAGCAGGACGTGGGAGGCCAGTTCCTGGTGTCCGGCCGCGCAGACCCGGCCGGGGCGTGCGGCGGCGACCCGGCGCGCGTGCCGGGCCTCCTCCAGGGCGCCGCGCAGGCCCTCCGCCGAGTGCACCGCGGCGCTGACGCCGAGGGTGAGCCGCCCGTCGTCGTTCAGGCCCGCCGACAGCGGATCGCGGACGGCCGCCAGGAGCGAGTCGGCGAGCAGCCCGGTCTCCGAGCCGTCGTGTTCCGAGGAGACCGCCGGAAGGGGGACGAGCGCGATCGCCTCGCCGTCCGTGTGGGCGACGGCGATGCGGTCCGCGTGCTCGGGGCCGGTCGCCAGCGGGTCGACGAGCATCTCCTCCAGGAGCGCCTGCGCGACCGGTCCGGCGTCCATCTCGCCGCCGTCCCACTCGACGCGGGCCACCACCACCTGCCAGTGCGGGGCCGCCCCGAGTCCGGGCAGCAGCACCGGCGCGGCGACCCGCAGCCGGGCCGCGATCTCGGCGGGCGCGGCCCCGGACTGCACCAGTTCGAGGACCTCCTGCGCGAGACGCCGCCGTACCGTGCGCGCGGCGTCCCGGCGGTCGCGTTCGACGGCGATCAGCTGGGTGACACCCTGGAGCAGGTCGAGCCGTTCCGCGGGCCAGTCCCCGGCGTCCGCCTCGACCGCGAGCAGCCAGTCGGAGAGCACCGTCTCGCGCACGTCGCGCCCCGCGGCCGTGGGGCGCCCGGACGAGCGGACCGGGAAGAGGGAGTACGCCTTCGTGCCCACCATGACCCGGTGCGGCCCGCGCCGTCCGGTGCGTACGGCCGCGAGGTGCTCGGCGGCCAGCCGCGCGCAGACGTCGGCGGGCAGCGCGGCCCCGGCGAGCTTGGAGCCCGCGACGGGGCGTCCGGTGGGCGACAGCACCCAGGCGCGCAGGTCCAGATCGGAGCCGAGCAGGTCGAGGACCACGTCGGGGCCGCCGCCCGCCGGGCCGGACGTCATCATCCGCCGGTGCCGGTCCACCACGGCGGCCAGGTCCCCGGCGCGCTCGCCGGAGACCTGCCGTACGACGTGCTCGGTGATGGTCGCGAAGGCCACCGACTCGTTCACCGCGAACAGCGGCATCCGGTGCCGGGCGCAGGCCAGGACCAGGTCGTCGGGGATGTCGCGGAGCTCCGCCTCGCCCGCGGCGAGGGCCGTGACCCCGGCGGCCGCGAGGATGTGCACGAAGGACTCGGAGTCCGCGGCGCCGTGCCGCCAGGCGAGACCGGTGAGGACCAGTTCGCCGCCCGAGAGGTAGCGGCTGGGGTCCTTGAGGTCGGTGGTCATCACACCGCGTACGGTGCGGTCGAGCTCGCCCTCGCCGCCGAGCAGCCGCAGGCCCAGCGCGTCGGTGTCCAGCAGTGCGCGCAGCCGCATTCTCGTCGCCGCCGTTCTTGTCTCGAAATCTACGATGGAACTGAAGGTGGGCACCGGGCGGACGCGCCCGTGGGCCGTATTCCCAGGTCCAGGCATGTGCTGGGTGTTTCACTGGGAAACCGGAGAGGTTACTGACGCCTCCCGTTCATATGAATCTACAAGATGAGTGCCCTGGCCAGCCAACTCCTTCATGGTTTCGGTGACTGACCCCGGTGGAGGACGGCGCTGTGTACTGACCTCGATCCGCGTGAACAACTCATGAACGAGCCGGGGCCGCCGCACACGATCTGGCTTGATCGATACGACCTTCGACGAAGAAGAAGAGAGCCACTCATGGACTTCCTTCGCCCCGCCAGCTGGGAGGAGGCGCTCGCCGCGAAGGCCGAGCACCCCACCGCTGTGCCGATTGCGGGGGGCACCGATGTGATGGTCGAGATCAACTTCGACCACCGCCGGCCCGAGTACCTCCTCGACCTGAACCGCGTCGGTGAGCTGAGCGAGTGGGAGGTCGGCGAGGAGAGCGTGCGGCTGGGCGCCTCCGTCCCGTACACCCAGATCATGGAGAACCTCCGCGGCGAGCTGCCCGGCCTGGCCCTGGCCTCCCACACCGTCGCCTCCCCGCAGATCCGCAACCGCGGCGGCGTCGGCGGAAACCTCGGCACCGCGTCCCCGGCCGGTGACGCCCACCCGGCCCTGCTCGCGGCGGGCGCCGAGGTCGAGGCCGAGTCGGTACGCGGTACCCGGCTGATCCCGATCGACGCGTTCTACACCGGCGTGAAGCGCAACGCGCTCGCCCCCGACGAGCTGATCAGGGCCGTCCACGTCAAGAAGGCCGACGGCCCGCAGCAGTACTCCAAGGTCGGCACCCGCAACGCGATGGTGATCGCGGTGTGCGCCTTCGGCCTGGCCCTGCACCCCGCGACCCGCACGGTGCGCACCGGCATCGGCTCCGCCGCGCCGACCCCGGTCCGCGCCAAGGTCGCCGAGGAGTTCCTGAACGCGGCGCTCGAGGAGGGCGGGTTCTGGGACAACGGCAGGATCATCACCCCGTCGGTCGCCAAGCAGTTCGCGGACCTGTGCTCCGCCGCCTGCAACCCGATCGACGACGTCCGGGGCACGGCGAGCTACCGCCGCCACGCGGTCGGCGTGATGGCGCGCCGCACCCTCACCTGGACCTGGGAGTCGTACCGCGGCACCGCCGCCACGGAGGGAGTCGCGTAATGCGCGTCAATTTCACGGTCAACGGCCGTCCGCAGGAAGCCGACGACGTGTGGGAGGGCGAGTCCCTGCTGTACGTGCTGCGGGAGCGGATGGGCCTGCCCGGCTCCAAGAACGCCTGCGAGCAGGGCGAATGCGGTTCGTGCACCGTCCGCCTGGACGGCGTGCCGGTGTGTTCGTGCCTGGTCGCCGCCGGTCAGGCCGAAGGCCGCGAGGTCGTCACCGTCGAGGGGCTCGCGGAGTACGCCCAGCAGCGTTCGTGCGGGACCGGCTCGTGCGGCACGTCGCTGGACGAGGCCAGGCGGTGGGGCGCCAAGGGCCATGACTCGCAGACCGGCGAGGGCACCGAACTCTCCCCGATCCAGCAGGCGTTCATCGACGCCGGCGCCGTCCAGTGCGGTTTCTGCACCCCGGGTCTGCTGGTCGCCGCGGACGAGATGCTGGAGCGCAACCCGAGCCCGACCGACGCGGACATCCGCGAGGCGCTCTCCGGGAACCTCTGCCGCTGCACCGGCTACGAGAAGATCATGGACGCGGTCCGCCTCGCGGCCGCCCGGCAGTCCGAGGCGGTCTGACCATGGGAACCACCGGCACACCCACCAAGATCACCCAGGGCACCGAGTCCAGGGGCGGCATCGGAGAGTCCACGCTCCGCCCGGACGGCACCCTCAAGGTGACCGGCGAGTTCGCGTACTCGTCCGACATGTGGCACGAGGACATGCTCTGGGGCCAGATCCTGCGCTCCACCGTCGCCCACGCCGAGATCGTGTCCATCGACACCGCCGAGGCCCTCGCACAGCCCGGCGTCTACGCGGTCCTGACCTACGACGACCTGCCCACCGCGGTGAAGACCTACGGCCTGGAGATCCAGGACACCCCGGTCCTCGCGCACGGCAAGGTCCGCCACCACGGCGAGCCCGTCGCGATCGTCGCCGCCGACCACCCGGAGACCGCGCGCCGCGCCGCGGCCAAGATCAGGGTGGAGTACCGGGAGCTGCCGGTCATCACGGACGAGGCGTCCGCGACCGCGCCCGACGCGATCCTCGTCCACGAGGGCCGCGACGACCACCACATCGGCCACGTCCCCCACCCGAACATCGTGCACCGCCAGCCGATCGTCCGCGGCAACGTCGAAGAGGCCGCGAAGAAGGCCGACTTCGTCGTCAAGGGCGAATACACCTTCGGCATGCAGGACCAGGCCTTCCTCGGCCCCGAGTCCGGTCTCGCCGTGCCCTGCGAGGACGGTGGCGTCGAGCTGTACATCGCCACCCAGTGGCTGCACTCGGACCTCAAGCAGATCGCCCCCGTCCTCGGCCTGCCCGAGGACAAGGTCCGGATGACGCTCTCCGGCGTCGGCGGCGCCTTCGGCGGCCGCGAGGACCTGTCGATGCAGATCCACGCCTGCCTGCTGGCGCTGCGCACCGGCAAGCCCGTCAAGATCGTCTACAACCGCTTCGAGTCCTTCTTCGGACACGTCCACCGCCACCCCGCGAAGCTGTACTACGAGCACGGGGCGACCAAGGACGGCAAGCTCACCCACATGAAGGCCCGTATCGTGCTGGACGGCGGCGCCTACGCGTCCGCCTCCCCGGCGGTCGTCGGCAACGCCTCCTCACTGAGCGTCGGCCCGTACGTCGTCGAGGACGTCGACATCGAGGCCATCGCGCTCTACACCAACAACCCGCCCTGCGGGGCGATGCGCGGCTTCGGCGCGGTCCAGGCGTGCTTCGCGTACGAGGCCCAGATGGACAGGCTCGCGGACGCCGTCGGTATGGACCGGGTTGCCTTCCGGCAGCTCAACGCGATGGAGCAGGGCACCCTGCTGCCGACCGGACAGCCCGTCGACTCGCCGGCCCCGGTCGCCGAACTGCTGCGCCGCGTCAAGGCGATGCCGCTGCCGCCGGAGCGCCAGTGGGAGAGCTCCGAGGGGGCCGACGTACGGCAGCTGCCGGGCGGCCTGTCCAACACCACGCACGGCGAGGGCGTCGTGCGCGGTGTCGGCTACGCCGTCGGCATCAAGAACGTCGGCTTCTCCGAGGGCTTCGACGACTACTCGACCGCCAGGGTCCGCATGGAGGTGGTGGGCGGCGAGCCGGTCGCGACCGTGCACACCGCGATGGCGGAGGTCGGCCAGGGCGGCGTCACCGTGCACGCGCAGATCGCCCGCACCGAGCTCGGCGTCGCGCAGGTGACCATCCACCCCGCCGACACCCAGGTGGGCAGCGCCGGTTCGACGTCCGCGTCGCGTCAGACGTACGTCACCGGCGGCGCCGTCAGGAACTCCTGCGAGCTGGTGCGCGAGAAGGTCCTGGAGAGGGGCCGCCGCAAGTTCGGCACGTACCACCCCGCGTGGGCGACGGCGGAACTGCTGCTGGAGGGCGGCAAGGTCGTCACCGACGCGGGCGAGGTGCTCGCCGATCTGGCGGACGTGCTGGAGGACGAGGCCGTCGAGGTCGAGGCCGAGTGGCGGCACCGTCCTACGGAACCCTTCGACCTGCGCACCGGGCAGGGCTTCGGCCACGTCCAGTACTCGTTCGCCGCGCACCGCGCCGTCGTCGAGGTCGACACCGAACTCGGCCTGGTCAAGGTCATCGAACTGGCCTGCGCCCAGGACGTCGGCAAGGCGCTCAACCCGCTGTCGGTGGTCGGCCAGATCCAGGGCGGCACCACCCAGGGCCTCGGCATCGCGGTGATGGAGGAGATCATCGTCGACCCCGTCACCGCGAAGGTGCGCAACCCCTCCTTCACGGACTACCTGATCCCCACGATCCTCGACACGCCGACCATCCCGGTCGACGTGCTCGAACTCGCCGACGACCACGCCCCGTACGGGCTCCGTGGCATCGGCGAGGCCCCCACCCTGTCGTCGACCCCGGCCGTCCTCGCGGCGATCCGGAACGCGACGGGGCTGGAGCTCAACCGGACGCCGGTACGGCCCGAGCACCTCACCGGCAAGTAACCCCCGAGGGCCGGGCGGGACTTGTTCCCTCCCGCCATCCCTCCGTTCGTCTCGGGCCGTCCCCCGGGTCGTGCACCTTCCCAAATCCCGCAGCCGCAACGGCGGTTGACCTCAGTCGCCACCGGCGGCTGATGCGGGTGCCCCTGTGAACCTTGGGAGTTGGCACCATGACCCACCAGTCAGT
It encodes:
- a CDS encoding PucR family transcriptional regulator ligand-binding domain-containing protein, with the protein product MRLRALLDTDALGLRLLGGEGELDRTVRGVMTTDLKDPSRYLSGGELVLTGLAWRHGAADSESFVHILAAAGVTALAAGEAELRDIPDDLVLACARHRMPLFAVNESVAFATITEHVVRQVSGERAGDLAAVVDRHRRMMTSGPAGGGPDVVLDLLGSDLDLRAWVLSPTGRPVAGSKLAGAALPADVCARLAAEHLAAVRTGRRGPHRVMVGTKAYSLFPVRSSGRPTAAGRDVRETVLSDWLLAVEADAGDWPAERLDLLQGVTQLIAVERDRRDAARTVRRRLAQEVLELVQSGAAPAEIAARLRVAAPVLLPGLGAAPHWQVVVARVEWDGGEMDAGPVAQALLEEMLVDPLATGPEHADRIAVAHTDGEAIALVPLPAVSSEHDGSETGLLADSLLAAVRDPLSAGLNDDGRLTLGVSAAVHSAEGLRGALEEARHARRVAAARPGRVCAAGHQELASHVLLLPFVPDDVRRAFTARLLDPLRDYDRRHRAELIPTLEAFLDCDGSWTRCAARLHLHVNTLRYRVGRIEQLTSRDLSRLEDKLDFFLALRMS
- a CDS encoding xanthine dehydrogenase family protein subunit M codes for the protein MDFLRPASWEEALAAKAEHPTAVPIAGGTDVMVEINFDHRRPEYLLDLNRVGELSEWEVGEESVRLGASVPYTQIMENLRGELPGLALASHTVASPQIRNRGGVGGNLGTASPAGDAHPALLAAGAEVEAESVRGTRLIPIDAFYTGVKRNALAPDELIRAVHVKKADGPQQYSKVGTRNAMVIAVCAFGLALHPATRTVRTGIGSAAPTPVRAKVAEEFLNAALEEGGFWDNGRIITPSVAKQFADLCSAACNPIDDVRGTASYRRHAVGVMARRTLTWTWESYRGTAATEGVA
- a CDS encoding (2Fe-2S)-binding protein, producing the protein MRVNFTVNGRPQEADDVWEGESLLYVLRERMGLPGSKNACEQGECGSCTVRLDGVPVCSCLVAAGQAEGREVVTVEGLAEYAQQRSCGTGSCGTSLDEARRWGAKGHDSQTGEGTELSPIQQAFIDAGAVQCGFCTPGLLVAADEMLERNPSPTDADIREALSGNLCRCTGYEKIMDAVRLAAARQSEAV
- a CDS encoding xanthine dehydrogenase family protein molybdopterin-binding subunit, giving the protein MGTTGTPTKITQGTESRGGIGESTLRPDGTLKVTGEFAYSSDMWHEDMLWGQILRSTVAHAEIVSIDTAEALAQPGVYAVLTYDDLPTAVKTYGLEIQDTPVLAHGKVRHHGEPVAIVAADHPETARRAAAKIRVEYRELPVITDEASATAPDAILVHEGRDDHHIGHVPHPNIVHRQPIVRGNVEEAAKKADFVVKGEYTFGMQDQAFLGPESGLAVPCEDGGVELYIATQWLHSDLKQIAPVLGLPEDKVRMTLSGVGGAFGGREDLSMQIHACLLALRTGKPVKIVYNRFESFFGHVHRHPAKLYYEHGATKDGKLTHMKARIVLDGGAYASASPAVVGNASSLSVGPYVVEDVDIEAIALYTNNPPCGAMRGFGAVQACFAYEAQMDRLADAVGMDRVAFRQLNAMEQGTLLPTGQPVDSPAPVAELLRRVKAMPLPPERQWESSEGADVRQLPGGLSNTTHGEGVVRGVGYAVGIKNVGFSEGFDDYSTARVRMEVVGGEPVATVHTAMAEVGQGGVTVHAQIARTELGVAQVTIHPADTQVGSAGSTSASRQTYVTGGAVRNSCELVREKVLERGRRKFGTYHPAWATAELLLEGGKVVTDAGEVLADLADVLEDEAVEVEAEWRHRPTEPFDLRTGQGFGHVQYSFAAHRAVVEVDTELGLVKVIELACAQDVGKALNPLSVVGQIQGGTTQGLGIAVMEEIIVDPVTAKVRNPSFTDYLIPTILDTPTIPVDVLELADDHAPYGLRGIGEAPTLSSTPAVLAAIRNATGLELNRTPVRPEHLTGK